TCCGACAGTGCCACCAGGTCGGTGAGGCCGTTGGTTTCGGCCGGCGCGGTCGCCGGCTGCAGCGGGTAGGCGTACTGGGCGGCCGGGGCGCCGGGTTCTCCGCTCGCGTCCAGACGGTAGGCGGTGATGCGGGTCAGCGCACCGTGAGCCTGATCCGGCAGGGCGCCGTCGTCGTAGCCCGGCCCCTCCATCGCGGCGAACAGCAGCCGGCCCTCGGCGGTCACGGTGAGGCCTTCGAGCGTCTTGTTGCGGCGCGGTCCGGTGCGCCGTGCCGACATCGCCTGTTCCGGCGGCAGGGCGAACTGACCGAGGTAGCTGCCGTCGAGCCCGGCGATCCTGACCCAGGGGTCGGCCAGCACCGGACCGTGCGGCCCGCCAATGAGCCGCTCACCCTCCGACGTCCAGTACAGCCGCTGTCGGCCGCGGTCGAACGCGATACCTTCCGGGTCGGGCGGCACGACCGGCGGTGAACCGGCGAAGGACGGCGGCCCGTACGGGCGCCCGCTCTCGTCCAGCAGCGGGTGGACGGCGCTGATCGTCGCATCGTCGACGCCGCGGTCCGACACCGAGAGCCGAACCGTGTAGAACCGGGCCGGCCCGCTGGCCGACCGGTCATCGCTGATCACGTAGTAGCAGTCGCGGCCGGAGTCATAACTGATTCCCGACAGACCACCCACCGCCGTGCCGCCGAATGTGGTGTTCGCCGGCAGCTGGATCTGGCCGAGATATTCCAGCCCCGGCGCCGCCACCGGGGCCTCGCACGGTGTGCAGCCGGCGACCAGTAGCCCACACAGCGACAGCAGCCGGGCCAACGTGGAACGCACACCGCACTTTAAACCCGGTTTACCAGCCGCCCCGCCCGGATACCGTGCAGGAGTGACCACCTCCGAAGCTCTCTGCGACACCTTGGACGGACGCTGGCGCGCGGTGAAGAACCGAGTCCGGGCCACCCTCTCCGACGAGAAATTCCGGCCGCACTACACCCCCAACACCGCGATCGCCCGTGCCAAGGTCACCGAACAGCTCCGGATCATGGCCGGCACCGGCGTGGCCGCCGACAGTTTCCGCAAGGAGCACGGCGGAACCGGCGACGTGGGCGCGGCGGTCAGCATGATCGAGATGCTGGCGATGTCCGATCTGTCCCTGATGGTCAAGGCCGGAGTGCAGTGGGGGTTGTTCGGCGGAGCCGTGGAGAACCTGGGCACCGAGCGCCACCATCGCGCCTACGTCCAGAAGATCATCGACCTCGAGGTGCTCGGCTGTTTCGCGATGACCGAGACCGGCCACG
This is a stretch of genomic DNA from Mycolicibacter terrae. It encodes these proteins:
- a CDS encoding esterase-like activity of phytase family protein; amino-acid sequence: MRSTLARLLSLCGLLVAGCTPCEAPVAAPGLEYLGQIQLPANTTFGGTAVGGLSGISYDSGRDCYYVISDDRSASGPARFYTVRLSVSDRGVDDATISAVHPLLDESGRPYGPPSFAGSPPVVPPDPEGIAFDRGRQRLYWTSEGERLIGGPHGPVLADPWVRIAGLDGSYLGQFALPPEQAMSARRTGPRRNKTLEGLTVTAEGRLLFAAMEGPGYDDGALPDQAHGALTRITAYRLDASGEPGAPAAQYAYPLQPATAPAETNGLTDLVALSENAFLVIERAFSARPTVRLYRAEIGDATDVLGLPALAGHAVTPMTKTLLADLSTTPGLDPLDNIEGITLGPRLPDGRQTVVLVSDDNFAPREVTQFVVFALPAT